TCAACCGGCGGAATCAGCCAGCCGTTTTTCTGGCGGTGTTCGTAATAATAAAATTTGAATATCAAGTTAGCTCCGCTAAGGTCATGATGTGAGCTTCTGGTAGGTGATGGTGTCGGTTGAAACACAGGCTGTCAGCAGTCGATTGAACAACTGGCCTTCAAACCGTCTGCGGTTGGTGCGGAAGCAAAATTCATCCAAATACGATTGCAGGTGCTTGGAAGCCAAGCCATGGTAAGTACCGCCGATAAACGCTTTGGCATTGGAAATCATCGTGTGCAGCCATTTCAGATGATCGGGGTTTTCCTTGGCGTTAAACTCGAGCGGCTGGTGATCGTAAC
Above is a genomic segment from Effusibacillus pohliae DSM 22757 containing:
- a CDS encoding transposase; translated protein: YDHQPLEFNAKENPDHLKWLHTMISNAKAFIGGTYHGLASKHLQSYLDEFCFRTNRRRFEGQLFNRLLTACVSTDTITYQKLTS